A genomic stretch from Argiope bruennichi chromosome 2, qqArgBrue1.1, whole genome shotgun sequence includes:
- the LOC129961560 gene encoding clumping factor A-like isoform X2, whose protein sequence is MEEDADDLDNLFDEYDSNDPQPQENNNEDAENDAAVPEKVPVPKRVVKHPRLKFNPERLCGKRGIPILEDHFKDVKFKGKGHEEDLKKLLTTLELWTHRLFPSMKFEDCLRQIEHLGKKRPVKTCLQKIRLDFPILDKDFVRNEDEEEEEQEQPNELEPEPPVQDAFDRLFDDYRERAEPVLTSIPSSSQNEGNILGTSFGSSISEEQKKRMEYNKMLAIERRKARLSTMQSNSLDTESSTNVETVLNSSLSGRRDDDDPNFLFNYLQKQFTNTESSSADKETEKGYSQSMQSKNRQVSERDEMVESVESDRHETDFGILSNVTNNDCTKDNGKEELGLDELMDLVDEDNKDGTDHDTSSAKNQDEIDHDTSSNNCADNNGKEELGLDELMDLVNEDNKDGTDHDIPYVKDKDEIDHDASSNNCPDDNSKEELGFDELMDVVNEDNKDGTDYNTSCEKDKVEIDHDTLCEKDKDEIDQDASSNNCLDGHGKEELELDELMDSVDENNKSGSDNDTLSCAKNADEINHNAMSNVRPDCPESISKKEQELDELMDLVEENHKDTTDDDVLLPLENAVFDSDNYEQSSKKSETNVRDCNDITKETDAEL, encoded by the exons atGGAAGAGGATGCAGATGATCTGGATAATTTGTTTGATGAATATGATTCAAATGATCCCCAACCGCAAGAAAATAACAATGAAGATGCTGAAAATGACGCTGCTGTTCCTGAAAAAGTCCCAGTTCCTAAACGTGTTGTGAAACATCCTAGACTGAAATTCAATCCAGAGAg ATTATGTGGTAAACGAGGAATTCCAATACTTGAAGATCATTTTAAAGATGTGAAATTTAAGGGTAAAGGGCATGAA GAGGATCTCAAGAAACTTTTAACTACTTTGGAACTTTGGACACACAGGCTCTTTCCTAGTATGAAATTTGAAGACTGTCTTCGTCAAATTGAACATCTTGGGAAGAAACGCCCTGTTAAG ACTTGTCTCCAAAAGATACGGCTTGATTTTCCAATTTTGGATAAAGATTTTGTGCGTAATGAAGACGAAGAAGAAGAAGAGCAAGAACAGCCAAATGAATTAGAACCTGAACCACCTGTACAAGATGCATTTGATCGATTATTTGATGACTATCGAGAAAGGGCCGAGCCAGTTCTTACTTCTATACCTAGCAGCTCTCAAAATGAGGGAAATATTTTAGGAACTTCATTTGGTTCT AGCATAAGTGAGGAGCAGAAGAAAAGAATGGAATATAATAAGATGTTAGCAATAGAAAGGAGAAAAGCAAGGCTATCCACCATGCAATCAAACAGCCTTGATACTGAAAGCTCTACAAATGTAGAGACTGTTCTTAATTCATCACTTAGTGGAAGAAGAGATGATGATGATCCTAATTTCTTGTTTAATTACcttcaaaaacaatttacaaatactGAAAGCTCTAGTGCagataaagaaacagaaaaaggATATAGCCAATCTATGCAATCAAAAAATAGGCAAGTATCAGAAAGAGATGAAATGGTGGAGTCAGTTGAGAGTGATAGACATGAAACTGATTTTGGTATATTGTCAAATGTTACAAATAATGATTGTACAAAAGATAATGGCAAGGAAGAATTAGGATTAGATGAATTAATGGATTTAGTTGATGAGGACAATAAAGATGGAACTGACCATGATACATCAAGTGCAAAAAATCAAGATGAAATTGATCATGATACATCATCAAATAATTGTGCAGATAATAATGGCAAGGAAGAGTTGGGATTAGATGAATTAATGGATTTAGTTAACGAGGATAATAAAGATGGAACTGATCATGATATACCCTATGTAAAAGATAAAGATGAAATTGATCATGATGCATCATCAAATAATTGTCCAGATGATAACAGCAAGGAAGAATTGGGATTTGATGAATTAATGGATGTAGTTAACGAGGATAATAAAGATGGAACTGATTACAACACATCCTGTGAAAAAGATAAAGTTGAAATTGATCATGATACACTCTGTGAAAAAGATAAAGATGAAATTGACCAAGATGCATCATCAAATAATTGTCTAGATGGTCATGGTAAGGAAGAATTAGAATTAGACGAATTAATGGATTCAGTTGATGAGAataataaaagtggaagtgacAATGATACATTATCATGTGCTAAAAATGCTGATGAAATTAATCACAATGCCATGTCAAATGTTAGACCTGATTGTCCAGAAAGTATTAGCAAGAAAGAACAGGAATTGGATGAATTAATGGATTTAGTGGAGGAAAATCACAAAGATACAACTGATGATGATGTATTATTACCTCTTGAAAATGCTGTTTTTGATTCAGATAATTATGAACAAAGTTCAAAGAAATCAGAAACAAATGTAAGAGATTGTAATGATATAACTAAAGAAACAGATGCAGAATTATAA
- the LOC129961560 gene encoding clumping factor A-like isoform X1 produces the protein MEEDADDLDNLFDEYDSNDPQPQENNNEDAENDAAVPEKVPVPKRVVKHPRLKFNPERLCGKRGIPILEDHFKDVKFKGKGHEKEDLKKLLTTLELWTHRLFPSMKFEDCLRQIEHLGKKRPVKTCLQKIRLDFPILDKDFVRNEDEEEEEQEQPNELEPEPPVQDAFDRLFDDYRERAEPVLTSIPSSSQNEGNILGTSFGSSISEEQKKRMEYNKMLAIERRKARLSTMQSNSLDTESSTNVETVLNSSLSGRRDDDDPNFLFNYLQKQFTNTESSSADKETEKGYSQSMQSKNRQVSERDEMVESVESDRHETDFGILSNVTNNDCTKDNGKEELGLDELMDLVDEDNKDGTDHDTSSAKNQDEIDHDTSSNNCADNNGKEELGLDELMDLVNEDNKDGTDHDIPYVKDKDEIDHDASSNNCPDDNSKEELGFDELMDVVNEDNKDGTDYNTSCEKDKVEIDHDTLCEKDKDEIDQDASSNNCLDGHGKEELELDELMDSVDENNKSGSDNDTLSCAKNADEINHNAMSNVRPDCPESISKKEQELDELMDLVEENHKDTTDDDVLLPLENAVFDSDNYEQSSKKSETNVRDCNDITKETDAEL, from the exons atGGAAGAGGATGCAGATGATCTGGATAATTTGTTTGATGAATATGATTCAAATGATCCCCAACCGCAAGAAAATAACAATGAAGATGCTGAAAATGACGCTGCTGTTCCTGAAAAAGTCCCAGTTCCTAAACGTGTTGTGAAACATCCTAGACTGAAATTCAATCCAGAGAg ATTATGTGGTAAACGAGGAATTCCAATACTTGAAGATCATTTTAAAGATGTGAAATTTAAGGGTAAAGGGCATGAA AAGGAGGATCTCAAGAAACTTTTAACTACTTTGGAACTTTGGACACACAGGCTCTTTCCTAGTATGAAATTTGAAGACTGTCTTCGTCAAATTGAACATCTTGGGAAGAAACGCCCTGTTAAG ACTTGTCTCCAAAAGATACGGCTTGATTTTCCAATTTTGGATAAAGATTTTGTGCGTAATGAAGACGAAGAAGAAGAAGAGCAAGAACAGCCAAATGAATTAGAACCTGAACCACCTGTACAAGATGCATTTGATCGATTATTTGATGACTATCGAGAAAGGGCCGAGCCAGTTCTTACTTCTATACCTAGCAGCTCTCAAAATGAGGGAAATATTTTAGGAACTTCATTTGGTTCT AGCATAAGTGAGGAGCAGAAGAAAAGAATGGAATATAATAAGATGTTAGCAATAGAAAGGAGAAAAGCAAGGCTATCCACCATGCAATCAAACAGCCTTGATACTGAAAGCTCTACAAATGTAGAGACTGTTCTTAATTCATCACTTAGTGGAAGAAGAGATGATGATGATCCTAATTTCTTGTTTAATTACcttcaaaaacaatttacaaatactGAAAGCTCTAGTGCagataaagaaacagaaaaaggATATAGCCAATCTATGCAATCAAAAAATAGGCAAGTATCAGAAAGAGATGAAATGGTGGAGTCAGTTGAGAGTGATAGACATGAAACTGATTTTGGTATATTGTCAAATGTTACAAATAATGATTGTACAAAAGATAATGGCAAGGAAGAATTAGGATTAGATGAATTAATGGATTTAGTTGATGAGGACAATAAAGATGGAACTGACCATGATACATCAAGTGCAAAAAATCAAGATGAAATTGATCATGATACATCATCAAATAATTGTGCAGATAATAATGGCAAGGAAGAGTTGGGATTAGATGAATTAATGGATTTAGTTAACGAGGATAATAAAGATGGAACTGATCATGATATACCCTATGTAAAAGATAAAGATGAAATTGATCATGATGCATCATCAAATAATTGTCCAGATGATAACAGCAAGGAAGAATTGGGATTTGATGAATTAATGGATGTAGTTAACGAGGATAATAAAGATGGAACTGATTACAACACATCCTGTGAAAAAGATAAAGTTGAAATTGATCATGATACACTCTGTGAAAAAGATAAAGATGAAATTGACCAAGATGCATCATCAAATAATTGTCTAGATGGTCATGGTAAGGAAGAATTAGAATTAGACGAATTAATGGATTCAGTTGATGAGAataataaaagtggaagtgacAATGATACATTATCATGTGCTAAAAATGCTGATGAAATTAATCACAATGCCATGTCAAATGTTAGACCTGATTGTCCAGAAAGTATTAGCAAGAAAGAACAGGAATTGGATGAATTAATGGATTTAGTGGAGGAAAATCACAAAGATACAACTGATGATGATGTATTATTACCTCTTGAAAATGCTGTTTTTGATTCAGATAATTATGAACAAAGTTCAAAGAAATCAGAAACAAATGTAAGAGATTGTAATGATATAACTAAAGAAACAGATGCAGAATTATAA
- the LOC129958247 gene encoding eukaryotic translation initiation factor 2 subunit 1-like, producing MPLSCRFYSQKYPEVEDVVMVKVRSIAEMGAYVSLLEYNNIEGMILLSELSRRRIRSINKLIRVGRDECVVVIRVDKEKGYIDLSKRRVSPEDIEKCEEKFAKARAVNSILRHVAEILKYETDEELEDLYRKTAWHFDEKFKKQASSYDIFKHAVNDPSILDECNLDPDTKSTLLANIKRRLTPQAVRIRADIEVGCYDYEGIDAVKNALRAGINCSTEDMPIKINLIAPPLYVCTTTTMEKSDGLKALQNALNEIQNKIKEYDGVFNVVTAPKVLTDLDEAELARHFDKLEMENAEVSGDEDEEDESEDEKIEE from the exons ATGCCACTTTCATGTCGCTTCTATTCCCAAAAATATCCCGAGGTGGAGGATGTGGTGATGGTTAAAGTGCGATCTATTGCAGAAATGGGTGCTTATGTATCTCTTCTAGAATACAATAACATTGAAGGAATGATTCTGTTGTCTGAACTGTCTCGTAGGCGTATTAGATCCATAAATAAGTTGATCCGTGTAGGCAGAGATGAGTGTGTTGTAGTAATAAGAGTGGACAAAGAAAAGG GATATATTGATTTATCTAAAAGAAGAGTATCACCTGAAGATATTGAAAAGTgtgaagaaaaatttgcaaaagcaAGAGCT gtgaaTAGTATTCTCCGCCATGTGGcagaaattcttaaatatgaaaCTGATGAAGAATTAGAAGATTTGTATAGGAAAACAGCATggcattttgatgaaaaatttaagaaacaagccagttcttatgatatttttaaacatgctGTCAA tgATCCAAGTATTTTAGATGAATGTAATTTGGATCCTGATACAAAAAGTACACTTTTAGCAAATATCAAAAGAAGGTTGACACCACAAGCTGTCAGAATAAGAGCTG atATTGAAGTTGGCTGCTATGATTATGAAGGTATCGATGCAGTCAAAAATGCTCTGAGAGCAGGGATTAATTGTTCTACTGAAGATATGCCGATAAAG atcaatTTAATAGCTCCTCCTCTGTATGTATGTACTACAACAACAATGGAGAAGTCTGATGGACTTAAAGCTTTACAAAATGCACttaatgaaattcagaataaGATCAAAGAATATGATGGTGTTTTTAATGTAGTGACAGCT CCTAAAGTGCTTACTGATCTTGATGAAGCTGAATTAGCAAGACATTTTGACAAACTTGAAATGGAAAATGCTGAAGTATCTGGCGATGAAGATGAGGAAGATGAATCAGAAGatgaaaaaattgaagaataa